A segment of the Agromyces sp. H17E-10 genome:
GGCAACCGCCGCGCCGACGGCTTCCACAACCTGCTTCGCAACCCGCGGGTGGGGCTCCTGTTCGCCATCCCCGGCCGCGGCGACACGCTGCGCATCAACGGGCGCGCGACGATCGTGCGCGACGCGCCGTTCTTCGACGACATGGTCGTGCGCGGCAACCGGCCCGTGCTCGCGACGGTCGTCGACATCGAGGAGGTCTTCTTCCACTGCTCGAAGGCATTCCTGCGGTCGAAGACGTGGCAGCCCGACGCCTGGGCACCGGATGCCGCGCCGCGACGTGCGGTCATCGCCCAGACGCTCGAGCGGCCCGACGAGTCGATCGAGCGACTCGACGAGTACTACGGCCCGAGCTACGCCGAGCGCATCTACGGTTAGACCATGACGGTCATCGACAACGCGATCTACGTCGACGGCCGTCGCGTCGCCTCGCCGACCGCGCTCGCCGACACGTTCGAGGCGCTGCAGGCGGAGCCCGACGGCTTCGCGTGGATCGGGCTGTACCGCCCCGACGCGGCCGAGCTCGGGGTGGTGGCCGACGAGTTCGGCCTGCACGAGCTCGCCGTCGAGGACGCGCTCGCCGGACACCAGCGGGCCAAGCTCGAGCGCTACGGCGGCATCCGGTTCGTGGTGCTGCGACCCGCGCGCTACCTCGACGCCGAGGAGCGGGTCGAGTTCGGCGAGGTGCACCTGTTCGTCGGTGCCGACTTCGTCGTGGCGATCCGCCACGCCGAGAAGCCCGACCTCGCGAGCGTGCGTGCCCGCCTCGAGGCCGCACCCGAGCTGCTCGCCCGCGGACCGGTCGGCGTGCTCTACGCCGTCGTCGACCAGATCGTCGACGAGTACGTGCCGGTCGTCGCGGGCCTCGAGAACGACATCGACGAGATCGAGGAGCAGCTCTTCAGCGGCGACGCCGCCGTCGCGCGGCGCATCTACGACCTCTCGGGCGAGGTCATGGAGTTCCAGCGCGCGGTGAAACCGCTCCGCGAGATGGTCGAGGCGATCCGCGACGAGCTCGGCGACGCCGCGGCCACGGCGTCCGAGCCCGAGGGTGACGAGCTCGAGCTGCGGCGCGCGTTCCGCGACGTGCTCGACCACATCATCCGCATCACCGAGCGCGTCGACGAGTATCGGCAGACGCTGCAGAACGCGCTGAGCGTGCACGCGACCCTCGTCGCGCAGCGGCAGAACGAGGTCGCGATCGCGCAGAGCGAGCAGACGAAGAAGATCTCGAGCTGGGCGGCGATCTTCTTCGCGCCGTCGCTCGTCGCGAGCATCTACGGCATGAACTTCCGGCACATGCCCGAGCTCGGCTGGTTCTTCGGCTACCCTTTCGCGCTCCTGCTCATGTTCGTCGCCGGGTTCGTGCTCTACCTGATCTTCAAGTCCCGGCACTGGTTGTGAGCTCGCGCTCCGCATGACGCGTGGATTGTCCCCCGTCGGCGAACTCCGGACGTGACACGTCGACCGATTCCCCGGGTCCGTCACGCGCGCGCTGTACCCCGTTCTCGGGATTGCCGCGACACGTGATGCGGTGTTCGCTGGGCGGATACCGAGTCCGAGGGGAGACTCCGAAATGTCAACAGCACTCACGCGCCGGCTCGTCGCCGGTGCAGCCGCACTACCGTTCCTCGCGGTGACGTTGCTCGGCGCCGGGGCGGCGGCGAACGCCAGCTCGCCCGTCGACGGGGACCACCGCGTTCCGTACTGCCACGCGACGCACAGCGCCAAGAACCCGTACGTCTACATCGAGACCGACAAGCTCGCCGTCGTCAAGGCGCATGCGAAGCACCAGGACGAGGAGGACGTCTACCCGGGCTTCTGGTACGACGACCATGGCACGCCGACGTGGTTCGAGGGTCGTGGGGATCCCGACTTCGCCGAGAACGGTTGCGTCGCGGGCGGCCCGCCGCGCGGGTGATCGCGCCGGTCGCAGATGCCCCGGGGCCGCGCCGGCCCCGGGGCATCCCCGATCGGAACGACTCAGCCGATGAGGCTCGGCTGCAGGTCGCGCAGGGTGCGGAAGTGGGTCATGCGGGTCACGCCGATCGCCGAGATCACGAGCGCCCCGACGAGCCAGATCGCGAGCACGCCGAAGTCGGCCGCCGCGCGCGACAGGTCGCCGCCGTACATGAACTGCCGCATCGCGTCGACGACGTAGCCCATCGGCAGCACGTGGTGCAGGGCCGCGAGCGGCTCGGGCAGCGTCTGCCACGGGAACGTGCCGCCCGCCGTGACGAGCTGCAGCACCATGAGCACAAGCCCGATGAACTGGCCGACCGACCCGAGCCAGACGTTGAGCGCGAGGATGATCGCGGCGTACGTCACGGACGCGAAGATCATCGTGCCCACCACGCCCAACGGGTGGTGCATCTGGAAGCCGAGCGTGAAGGCGAGCACGAGGTAGAGTGCGCCCATCTGCACCGCGCCGAGCAGGCCCGGCGTGAGCCAGCCCGCGAGCGTGATGCGGATCGGCGAGTGCAGCGCCGTGACCGCACGTCGCGAGATGGGCTTCACGATGAGGAAGAGCGCGTAGATGCCGATCCAGCCCGCGAGCGCGGCGAAGAACGGGGCGAGCCCGGCGCCGTAGTTGCCCGCCTGCGCGAGCGAGCTCGTCTCGAGGGTGATCGGGTCGGCGATCGTCGACGCCTGCGCGTCGCGCGTCGACTGGCTCGAGTCGGGGATCTGCTTCGCGCCCTCGTCGAGGCCGTCGCGCAGCTCGGTCGAACCGTCGGCGAGCTTGCCGAGTCCGGTCTGCAGGGTGCCGACGCCGTCGCGCAGCTGCGCCGAACCGGTCGCGGCCTGCGCCGCCCCGTCGGACAGCTGTGCGGCGCCGCTCGCCGCCTGTGCGGCGCCCGTCGCCGCGGTGCTCGCCCCGGCGGCGAGCTCGGCCGAACCGTCGGCGACCTGGCGGCTGCCGTCGGCGAGCCGGTCGATGTCGCCGACGACGGACTGCACCTTCTCGTTGCCGGTCGTGATGCGGTCGCCGACGACGTCGAGGCGCGCGAGCACGGCATCGATCGTCGCCTGGTCGAGCCCCTGCGCCTGGAGGGCGGCCTCGATGTCGGTACGGGCTTCGGGCACCGCGGCCGCGGCATCGGCGACGGCCGCTCCCACCCGGTCGGCGGATGCCGCGAGCTGGGCGTTGCCGTCGGCCACCTGTGCGGCGCCGTCGGCGAGGGTCGCCGACCCGGTCGCGAGCTGCGCGGTGCCGTCGGCGAGCTGCTGCGTGCCCGTCGCGAGCTGCGCCGACCCGGTCGCGAGCTGCGCATTGCCGTCGGCGAGCTTCGTCGCGCCGGTCTGGAGCTGTGCCGCCCCGTCGACCGCCTGACCGGCGCCGTCGGCGAGCTGCGCAGCACCGTCGGCGGCCTCGACGAGCTTGCCGCGGATCGTCGAGATGGAGTCGAGCAGCGTCGACGCCGCCTCTTCGCCGACCTTCTCGGCGATCGTCGCGCGGATCTTCTCGACCGCCTGCTTGCCGATCGTGCCCGCGAGGTAGCTGTTGGCGTCGTTCGTCGACAGCACGATCTCGGCCTGTCGCGGGTCGTCGGTCTGCACCGAGGCGAGCGCGTCGGAGAAGTCGGCGGGGAAGGTGATCGCGAAGTCGTAGCGCGACTCGTCGAGCCCGGCTTCGGCCTCGTCGGCTGAGACGCGCTGCCAGTCGAAGGCGCCGTCGGCGACGAGCTCGTCGGCGATCTCCTCGCCGACGTTGCGCGCCTCGGTCGTGTCGCCGGTCGCGCTCGTCGAGGCGGGCACGCCCTCGTCCTCGACGACGAGGGCGACGGGCACCTCGGCGAACTTCGCGTACGGGTCCTGGTTCGCCCAGAGGTAGAGCCCGCCGTAGAGCACGGGCACGGCGATGAGCGCGATGAGTGCGATCACCGACATCTTGGTCGAGGTCAGCCGCCGGAACTCGGCGGCGATCATCTGAGGGATCTTCACGCGATGCCTCCCTCGGCGAGCGGCAGGGTGTCGGCGTCGTCGAACTCCTCGGGGGAGTCGGGACCGTGCATGCGGGCGATCATCGCCGCCGCCCCGATGGCGGCCGCCGACGCGTCGCCCGCGATCACGAGCACCGCGAAGCCGCGGTCGGCGAGCTGCTTGGCGAGGCCCCACCACTCGGTCGGGTCGCCGCCGTGGCGGTCGGGCGACACGATCACGAGGCCCTCGACGCCCTCGCGCAGGAGCGCGAGCTCGGTGAGCAGCCGTAGCCGCGTCTGCGGCTCGACGTTGGCGATCGGCGTGCGGGCGACGTGCTCGAGATCGAGCTGGGCGAGCCAGCGCGAGACCGATACCGGGTTCGAGGGAACGCCGGCGAACATGAGCTCCTCGGCGGCGACGCCGGCGACGGTCACGTTCGGTGCGGGATCGCAGACGTCGGGGGCGTCGACGAGGGCGATGCGGCGGCGGATGGCCGAGGCATCCGCCTTGCCGTCGATCGTGACGGCGCCCGAGTCGGGCCGCATCCGACCCGAGGCGATGAGGCCGAGCACGGTGGGGCGCTGCTCGGTCTCGGCGCGGGCGAGCGTCGCACGCCCCGACTCGTAGCCGACGGTGGTGGCGCCGAGCGCCTGCCCGTCGCGGCCCTTCGAGACGTCGCGGAGTTCGATTCTCATGCCGGCTCCTCGGAGGTGGCGGGGTCGGTGAGCGCGGGGGCGTCGGTCGCCGGCCGACTGAGCTCGGGGGTGGTGTCGATGAGCGTGCCCGCCTCGTGCCACGAGAGCCCCGCGGTGCCGAGCACCGAGAGCATCACGGCGCGCCGGCCCTCGGCCTGCGGCATGCCGGTGCGGCCCGACTCGACGAGCACGGCGAGCGCCGACTCCTCGATGAGGCGGGCGACGAGCGGCTGGGGCAGGTCGTCGCGTACGGTGCCGTCGACGACGCCGCGGGCGACGAGGAGCGCGAGTCGTTCGCGCACCGGGGCGAGCGCGCTGGCGACCCGCTCGACGTAGGGCGCGGAGAGCGCCATGCCGGCGAGCAGTCGCACGTGTTCGACGACGCCCCACAGGCGTGAGCCGAGCAACGCGATCGCGACGGGCGTCGACTCGTGCTCGACGGTCGAGGCGACGGCGTTCAGGCGGGCGGTACCGCGCTCGATGAGGGCGAGCACGAGCTCGTCGCGCCCGGCGAAGTGGCCGTAGACGGCGCGACGGCTGAGGCCGGCGGCGGCGGCGATCGCCTCGAGCGGGGCGTCGGGGGCCGCGGCGAGCGTGGTCGCGGCGGCGATGAGGAGGGATTCGCGGTTCTCGGCCGCGTCCCTGCGGGGCGCGCGGCGCTCCGCGTCGGTGACGGACGGCATGCGTCGATGGTACCGAACTTGCACAACGGTGTGCAAGTTAGTTCAGCGGGTTCACAGCACGAGGCCCGACTCGCCGGTCTGCGCTGCGGAAGCGCAGGTCGATGAGTCGGGCCTCGCGAGACCGAACGGCTCAGAGAGCCGCCGAACGTCAGTCGGTGCCGAGGTCGAACGCGGCCGCCTCGATCGCGGCGTCGGTCGCGGCATCCGCGGCATCGTCGCTGGCCGCGGCGATCGACGAGGCCTGGCCCTCGGCGAGGTCGCCCACGAGTGCGGCGGTCGCGCCGCCGACGATGCCGAGGTGCGCGTACTGCTCGAGGCGCGAACGCGAGTCGGCGATGTCGAGGTTGCGCATCGTGAGCTGGCCGATGCGGTCTTCGGGGCCGAAGGCCGCGTCGCCGACGCGCTCCATCGAGAGCTTCTCGGGCTGGTAGCTGAACGCCGGGCCCTCGGTGTTCATGATCGTGTAGTCGTCGCCGCGGCGCAGGCGCACCGTGACCTCGCCCGTGACGGCCGAGGCGACCCAGCGCACGATCGACTCGCGCAGCATGAGCGACTGCGGGTCGAGCCAGCGGCCCTCGTACATGAGGCGGCCGAGGCGGCGGCCCTCGTTGTGGTAGTTCGCGATCGTGTCCTCGTTGTGGATCGCGTTGAGCAGCCGCTCGTACACGAGGTGCAGCAGCGCCATGCCCGGCGCCTCGTAGATGCCGCGCGACTTCGCCTCGATGATGCGGTTCTCGATCTGGTCGCTCATGCCGAGGCCGTGACGGCCGCCGATGCGGTTCGCCTCGAGCACGAGCTCGACGGCGTCGTCGAAGCGCACGCCGTTGATCGCGACCGGGCGGCCCTCCTCGAAGCGCACCGTGACGTCTTCGGGAGCGATCTCGACCGAGTCGTCCCAGAACTTGACGCCCATGATCGGCTCGACGGTCGTGATGCCGGCGTTGAGCTCTTCGAGCACCTTCGCCTCGTGCGTCGCGCCCCAGATGTTCGCGTCGGTCGAGTACGCCTTCTCGGCGCTCGCCCGGTAGGGCAGGTCGCGCTCCTGCAGCCACTCGCTCATCTCCTGGCGGCCGCCGAGCTCGGTCACGAACGCCGAGTCGAGCCACGGCTTGTAGATGCGCAGGCGGGGGTTGGCCATGAGGCCGTAACGGTAGAACCGCTCGATGTCGTTGCCCTTGTAGGTCGACCCGTCGCCCCAGATGTCGACGCCGTCCTCCATCATGGCGCGCACGAGCAACGTGCCCGTGACCGCGCGACCGAGCGGGGTCGTGTTGAAGTAGGTCTTGCCGCCCGAGCGGATGTGGAACGCACCGCACGCGAGGGCGACGAGGCCCTCCTCGACGAGGGCGGCGCGGCAGTCGACGAGGCGCGAGAGCTCGGCACCGTACTCGAGCGCGCGGCCGGGCACGGCCTCGACGTCGGGCTCGTCGGGCTGGCCGAGGTCGGCCGTGTACGTGCACGGCACCGCGCCCTTCTCGCGCATCCACGCGACGGCGACGGAGGTGTCGAGACCTCCGGAGAAGGCGATGCCGACGCGCTCGCCGACGGGGAGGGACGTGAGGACCTTCGACATGCCCTCCAGCCTACTTGGGCGCCGGCGCGCGTGACATCGGGGCGGATGCCGCGGCCGGGGCCGCTCGACCGGGGCGAGTGGCGACGGCGGAGCCGGATCGGCCGGCATCGGGGGACGCGCCCGGGATTCCGGGGGACTGCCGTCGGGGGATGCCGGTGGATAGGCTCGCGAGATCGGGCGGGCGCCGGCGACGATGCCGGTGCACCCGCAGATCGCGAACCGCCCGGTCCCGGTCGACATCGTCGATCGTGCAT
Coding sequences within it:
- the argG gene encoding argininosuccinate synthase codes for the protein MSKVLTSLPVGERVGIAFSGGLDTSVAVAWMREKGAVPCTYTADLGQPDEPDVEAVPGRALEYGAELSRLVDCRAALVEEGLVALACGAFHIRSGGKTYFNTTPLGRAVTGTLLVRAMMEDGVDIWGDGSTYKGNDIERFYRYGLMANPRLRIYKPWLDSAFVTELGGRQEMSEWLQERDLPYRASAEKAYSTDANIWGATHEAKVLEELNAGITTVEPIMGVKFWDDSVEIAPEDVTVRFEEGRPVAINGVRFDDAVELVLEANRIGGRHGLGMSDQIENRIIEAKSRGIYEAPGMALLHLVYERLLNAIHNEDTIANYHNEGRRLGRLMYEGRWLDPQSLMLRESIVRWVASAVTGEVTVRLRRGDDYTIMNTEGPAFSYQPEKLSMERVGDAAFGPEDRIGQLTMRNLDIADSRSRLEQYAHLGIVGGATAALVGDLAEGQASSIAAASDDAADAATDAAIEAAAFDLGTD
- a CDS encoding MSMEG_1061 family FMN-dependent PPOX-type flavoprotein, giving the protein MTDHARGIAVTTVDELEAIVGTPLPAAANKTRPRLHEIDRAWLAAAPLAFMATSDDEGRLDVSPKGDPAGFALVLDDATIAIPERPGNRRADGFHNLLRNPRVGLLFAIPGRGDTLRINGRATIVRDAPFFDDMVVRGNRPVLATVVDIEEVFFHCSKAFLRSKTWQPDAWAPDAAPRRAVIAQTLERPDESIERLDEYYGPSYAERIYG
- a CDS encoding magnesium and cobalt transport protein CorA yields the protein MTVIDNAIYVDGRRVASPTALADTFEALQAEPDGFAWIGLYRPDAAELGVVADEFGLHELAVEDALAGHQRAKLERYGGIRFVVLRPARYLDAEERVEFGEVHLFVGADFVVAIRHAEKPDLASVRARLEAAPELLARGPVGVLYAVVDQIVDEYVPVVAGLENDIDEIEEQLFSGDAAVARRIYDLSGEVMEFQRAVKPLREMVEAIRDELGDAAATASEPEGDELELRRAFRDVLDHIIRITERVDEYRQTLQNALSVHATLVAQRQNEVAIAQSEQTKKISSWAAIFFAPSLVASIYGMNFRHMPELGWFFGYPFALLLMFVAGFVLYLIFKSRHWL
- a CDS encoding YhgE/Pip domain-containing protein, whose translation is MKIPQMIAAEFRRLTSTKMSVIALIALIAVPVLYGGLYLWANQDPYAKFAEVPVALVVEDEGVPASTSATGDTTEARNVGEEIADELVADGAFDWQRVSADEAEAGLDESRYDFAITFPADFSDALASVQTDDPRQAEIVLSTNDANSYLAGTIGKQAVEKIRATIAEKVGEEAASTLLDSISTIRGKLVEAADGAAQLADGAGQAVDGAAQLQTGATKLADGNAQLATGSAQLATGTQQLADGTAQLATGSATLADGAAQVADGNAQLAASADRVGAAVADAAAAVPEARTDIEAALQAQGLDQATIDAVLARLDVVGDRITTGNEKVQSVVGDIDRLADGSRQVADGSAELAAGASTAATGAAQAASGAAQLSDGAAQAATGSAQLRDGVGTLQTGLGKLADGSTELRDGLDEGAKQIPDSSQSTRDAQASTIADPITLETSSLAQAGNYGAGLAPFFAALAGWIGIYALFLIVKPISRRAVTALHSPIRITLAGWLTPGLLGAVQMGALYLVLAFTLGFQMHHPLGVVGTMIFASVTYAAIILALNVWLGSVGQFIGLVLMVLQLVTAGGTFPWQTLPEPLAALHHVLPMGYVVDAMRQFMYGGDLSRAAADFGVLAIWLVGALVISAIGVTRMTHFRTLRDLQPSLIG
- a CDS encoding TetR/AcrR family transcriptional regulator, coding for MPSVTDAERRAPRRDAAENRESLLIAAATTLAAAPDAPLEAIAAAAGLSRRAVYGHFAGRDELVLALIERGTARLNAVASTVEHESTPVAIALLGSRLWGVVEHVRLLAGMALSAPYVERVASALAPVRERLALLVARGVVDGTVRDDLPQPLVARLIEESALAVLVESGRTGMPQAEGRRAVMLSVLGTAGLSWHEAGTLIDTTPELSRPATDAPALTDPATSEEPA
- a CDS encoding P-loop NTPase family protein — translated: MRIELRDVSKGRDGQALGATTVGYESGRATLARAETEQRPTVLGLIASGRMRPDSGAVTIDGKADASAIRRRIALVDAPDVCDPAPNVTVAGVAAEELMFAGVPSNPVSVSRWLAQLDLEHVARTPIANVEPQTRLRLLTELALLREGVEGLVIVSPDRHGGDPTEWWGLAKQLADRGFAVLVIAGDASAAAIGAAAMIARMHGPDSPEEFDDADTLPLAEGGIA